ATGGGCGCTGAAGCGGCGGTGTACTCTGCCCCAATATTAGCTGGGTCTAGATAGGCATTGCGGGTGGAATCCAGCAGGCCTAGTCTTTGTGAATTGGTATACGTGTCAGTAGCGTGATCAAGAGAGCTACCAATCATGAACTTATGCTGATCGGTGTTCCAGTTTAGCTGAACCGCACCGCCTTTCACTAGCTGGCTGATGCCGATGTCGGAAATAATAGCCGTAGGTGTGCCATCAATATAGCCAGTGCCAGTGCCGCCAGCGGCGTATTTGCCATCTCTTGGTATGGTACTACCATTGGCATCAAGCTGCTGAATCTGGCCACCAACAAATTGAGTTGAGGCAGAGTTTATGCTATTGGCTCCACACGTACCTGTGAGTGGATCAACATTTATTGGATCGGCTGGAATAATGTAAAGCTGGATAGGATTGCCATTTAAGGTTGCGGTATAAAAATTACCATTACCAACCAGTTGATTCCATGTAGCCCCACCTGAATAAAAATTTGTAGCGTAATACTGCGTAAAATCTGCGTTGTTGTATGTACCAGCCGCCCCGCCATTTGCACCATGAATATAGTTAGCATTAATTTGCTCTATGGCTGCTAAATAATCAGCGGGCACGGTTAAGTCAGTGCCATTGCCAATAGATTGACTCAAGGTTGCAAGCCCGGCCCCATTTAATCCTCCAAGCAATTGACCAGCAGATATGGTGCCATTATCAATGGCTCTGGCTAAGCTAAGATCGCCATTACCTGCAATCGCATTGATTGCCCCGCTAGTTACAACATAATAATTGGGTACGCCATTCGTACTGCCGTAAGCACAAACTGCATTTTCCCCTGGGAGGGGCCGACGCGTGGCAACATCTTTGTTACTGAAATCGGTATTTACGTCACCTGTAGAAGACTTGCGATCACTTTTTCGGTTATAGATTTGCCCTGTGATATTGAAGGTATCGGATACCTGGAATGCACTAGCGATCTGGAATTGCAATAGTTTGTTCTTGGTATCATCTGGTGAGGTATAAACACTGCTATTGCTTTGGTTATACATCTCAATTGGTATCAGGCCATTGCCTACCAGATCATTCCATGCATATAACATGCTGCCATCGAGGCTTAACTTGTCATTCCTGTAACTGAGTTTGCTGAATATCTGGTTGACCTTGGATGGTGAGTTCTGGCGCCAGCCATCTTCATTAAACAAGTTCAATGCCACAAAACCAGCAACATCTCCATGACTGCCACCAGCAGAAAGTTGGAATTGTTTACGGCCAAATGCACCAGTGAGCATATCTGCCTGTACACCAGGATCATCAAAACCATTCTTGGTGCGCATGGACAGCGCACCACCCAAGGTACCCAGACCAAAGATAGGATTGGAACCAGGGAAAACATCTATACCCGCTAAAGCATTCATGGGAATCATGTCCCAATTCACTACATCACCAAATGGTTCGTTGACGCGAATGCCATCCAGAAACACTGATAAACCTTGTGGCGTGCCTAATTGCGGACTGGCAGTAAAGCCACGGTAAGTAACATCCATTTGAAATGGATTACCTTGATAGTCATTGACGTTCACCGACTGCAACTGGGAGTTCATCAAATCAGAGAGACTAATGGAGTGTGCATCCTTAATTTGTTTTGCAGTGATGCTTTGTACATTGCCAGGGATTTCATCCTTGGTTAATGCCAGACCAGGCATGGGGCCGATCTCGGTATAGCGTTTGGCGCGGATATTGATGTCGTCCAGATGCAGATCAATAGCGCTGGTGTCTTTAGTTGGCTCAAACGCACGCTTAATAAGGGTAGTTGTGCCTTCTGTACTTGCCTCCAAGCCAGTGCCTGCCAATAGCTTGCGTATGGCCTCAAAGCTTTCCATACGACCTTTAATCGCTGGAGCGGTAATACCTTCAGTGACTTTGCTATCAAAGGCAACACTAGCTCCTGTAGCCTTGGCAACCAATTTGAGGGAGTTGGATAATGGCTGTGCGGGTAGATCTAAATCAACTGGTGCTGCTATTGCTTTAATAGAAATAAAGCAAATTAATAAACCAGTAATTACGAAAATACTGACTACGATAGCTTTATATAAGGCGCTTAGCCTGCGCATTGATAAGTGCATTGTTAGGTATCCCAACCATTTTTATAGTGACTGATACCTACATGACTGCCTAGAAAGCCAAACCCTGATGTCTATTTGAAAAATATTTTGATGATTTCTGTCTGGGCATTGCGGGAAGCGAACTATCCTTCGAGCTTGAAATTGAGAGGGATCACCACAGTGAAAGATTTGTTTTCCAGCTTGCCTTTCACAGGCAATGCGTTGGCTGCCTTTCTAAGAGTCTCCAGTGCTGCATCATCCAGCACCTGATGGCCACTCCCTGATTCCATAATGGAAACGCTGATCAGTTTTCCTTGGTCAAATCTGGCAATCACCTTTGCTCGCCCCTCCCAATGGCGGCGAATCGCTAGTTCTGGATAATTCTTATTCTTGGATATCCACTCATAAAGCATTTGCCCATAACCATTCCATGCTTCTGTCGGGTCGGCTTCTTCACTATGTGTGCTTTGGGATTTATTAGCGGAAGTGACTGATGTTTCGCTAACGTCAGCTTTTGCTTCTGCGGGGCTTGCCGCTGGAGAGTCTGTTGTTATAGATGGTTGCTGGCTCTGAGAGCTATTGCTGGGCACAACAAAATCTTGCTCATGAGCAGGCATCTCTTTAGCCATAAGTGGCTGAGAAGGTTTTACCTGTGCAGTTTTAACCGGGACTGGTTTAGCTTTACTGATTTGAGGCTCTTGCTTAGTTGGAATAGGTTCTGGAGGCGATATAGATGACGCTTCTGATTTTGCTGCAACTTGGGTGAGTTCTATCTCAAACAAGATAGGAGGTTTTACGGGCACATGATCCAAATGAGACCAGAGAAGTAGAACAGCAATATGCATGGATAGCGCGATACCAAATGCAGGCAGCCGCCGATCTGGCTCTACATATTGCGCCCTTCTGTAGCTCATTCAGTTTGCATTCTGAATAAGTGCGAAGGATATAGATGTGAGGTTTGCTCACATAGGTTTAGAAATGCAGGTAATTCCATAGCAGGTAATTCACACCAATATTCTGGCTGTTGATACCTGTATGACGCATAAAGTGAAAAAATCCTGATGTCTGGTCTAGATTATTTAATCATTTTTTACCGATAAGCAGCGTTTGGTTATCGGTTTGCTCAATCTTGATGGGTGAAATTTCAGGTAATAGCGCTAAAAATCTTTCTGTATCTCTTACCTTCATCACTGCAGTCACATGGGGATCGCTGTGCCGAGTGGTAATAGATTTAATAGGTATTTTGCGATAACGCGATAATGTTTCGGAAATCTCTTCCAGGCTGGCTTCATCAAAAACCAAGGTGCCATTCTGGAAGGTAAACGCATCAGCCGCATTACGTTCAACACGTTGCGGCATTTCACCTGGTTTCACTTCGGCAACCTCTCCATTATGCAAAACAATTGGCGTCAGGATATTGGCCCCTGTAGAGTCTTGTGCTTCCACCCTTACGCTGCCATGGTCAACGCTGACACGAACCAAACCATTTAATCGATTAACGACGAAGTGGGTGCCTAGCACCGTGATTCTTGCATGCCCGCTATCAATAACAAATGGCCGTGATGGGTCTTTTGCCACGTCAAAAATGACCTCACCCTGGCTAATTTTTGCAGTTCGCCTATCGCGGTAATAAGTCACTTCAATATTGGTATTGGCATTGATAATCAGCTTACTGCCATCGGCCAGCACTTGTTCCTGCATCTGGCCTACAGGAGTAATATTGGCCACCTGAAAAACTGGCCTTGCAGCCCAATCCTGCCAAAAATGGTATCCAAACAAACTCACACCGAGCACGACCATAAAATGTACAGCGCGATTAGCTAGCTGCTTAAGTTTCTTGCTGCGCTCATCACGCAATTCATTAGTTTTGCGCTCCATGATGTCCGCAAGTGACTGGATTTTGGCGGTTGAATCAAAATCCTCCCACACCGAAGAAACAGCCAAATACTCTTGGGCATGCACAGGATTAGCCATCAACCACGCTTCAAACTGACCACGATCTGGGTGATCCGGCTCTGTATTTTTAATGCGGAAAAACCAGCGCGCAGCCGTCTCCCTTAAGCTTTTAATATGCTTAGGGCTGATGTTTATTTGCTGTACCGTCTGTGACATTTTTATTCGACTAATTGAGAAGCAAATCGCGGGCACTGCGTAAATCGACCAAGGCTCTTATTACATGCCGCTCAACCATATTCACACTAATGCCCAATTTATCTGCAATCTCTGTTTGATGGATGCCTTCGATGCGGAACAGCCAGAAAACTTCTCTACATTTGGGTGGCAAACAATCAATGATGCGCTGTAATGCCTGCAGTCGTTGCTGTAAATCAGCTAAATGTTCTGGTGACGGGGAAAAGGCATCTTCTATCTGGTGTGTAGTGATTTGATCGTTCGAGTCACTTGAGGTCTCAGGTGTTTCCATCAGAAAGGGAACAAAGCGCGCCATCTCTCGATAGTTATCTGCGAGGATATTCTTAACCACTGTACGCAAATAGGCATGGGGTTGAGTAATACGTTCTGGATTTTTGGTTAATGCAAACCGTAGAAGTGCATCATGCAGAACATCATAAGCAAGTTGCACACAAGAAGTTTGCCTGCGTATACCAGGGAGCAAATCTGCATAGGCCCAACTGAGATCCAAACCATACCAGAGCATATTGTTAGTTCGAGAAGAAGGTAACTCTATAGTCGTTAACATAGAGTTAATTATTCGGCGACCAGAAATTTTGTTACATAGGTATTCATCTTTGGAGAGCCCCCTTAATTTGTAATTTCTTTATTAAATGCAATATGCATACCCAGATATTTATTTAATACAAGCCATTGTTTTATTATGATTATTTATAAATTTGCATTGGGCCGAAGAATCTAAGCTGGGTACTTACAACCACCAGATGGCTACCAGCAACCATATCTAAAAACCCCAAATAAGCTCTTGAACTACAGCATGTACTTTCGATGTCTTTTAAATTTTGAGCTACCTGACTATAAGGTTGCAGATAGCCTGATGCATGGGAATAACTCCATAAAACAACAATGAGTTTTTCCTAACTTGATTGGGGCTAGTGAGGTATGTGCGATCGCTATTAATTGCGATCATGTAAACGTTGGGAGATTTTCGTGCTGGGAATATTCGGGAGTTATTCCTAGATGAAATTACGTTTAATTCACATGCCAGAAACATGATTGAGCAATAAGGTGATGTACTCGAATAACCTATCCGACATATTCCTCTGGAGACTTTCACATGCAGCAACCTCTTATCAAACTTGGTCTGACTAAAATTCTAATCTTAAGTATGGGGATGATATTGACCCCCTATGCAATGGCGGACGGCAAGGGGATTGCTTATGTTTCCAACCAAGATGGTGGTGTGCAAGTGATTGATCTTGAAACCATGGAATTCACAGGCAATGTTGATATTGGTGCAAAAGGGCCGCGAGGCATTGGTGTGACTGATAATGGCAAATGGCTGGTGACCGCAAATAAAGATGATAGCAATATCTCAATTGTGGACACTTCTGGTGCTACCCCACCTAAACTTGTCGTTGTCGGCAAAAATCCTGAGTTTGTTCGCATCAAGGGTGATCGTGCTTACGTCACATATGAACCCAGCTCTAAATCGGGGCCGCCAAAGACAGGGCCAGACGCAGCTAAAGACGATGATGACGATGACAATATCCCTGGGCATATTGCGATTGTTGACCTGAAAAAAGGTAAAGTGGTCATGGATATCGTCGGTAAGCCTGAGACTGAAGGCTTGGAATTTACCAAAGATGGCAAGAAGATGGTGGTGGCTAACGAGTCCGATAACTCACTCACAGTGCATGATCTTAAGACTGGCAAATTGCTAAAAAACATCGCCGTAGGTAAATACGGTAACCGTCCGCGTGGTATCAAGAACTCCCCCGATGGGAAGATATATGCGACCACGCTGGAGCTATCCAACAAGTTACTAATCTTGAATGATAAGTTTGAAGTGATTAAGGAAATCCCTACTGGTAAATTTCCTTATGGACTAAGTTTCAACCGTGCAGGAACAAGAATCTTTGTTGCGACAAACAAGGAAAAAGCATTACAGGTTTTTGACGCACAAACCTACGAGAAAATTAAGGATATTCCAGTTGGAGACCGCTGCTGGCATTTCAGTTTTACACCAGATGACCAGCAAATACTGCTGGCTTGTGGCAAATCGAATGAAATATTGGTAATTGATGCCAACAAACTGGAAGTGACCAAACGCCTTGCTGACACACAAACACCCTGGGGAATCGTGACTTATCCAAAATCCATGGGCAGTATTGACCGCCCTTGATTTATTTGGCGTGAGTCACCCTTGAATCACGCCATAACGGATAGCAAGACGCACTAACTCAACTGGGCTATTGATGCCCAGTTTTTGTTTGAGCATGGTCTGGTAATTGGCGACTGTTTTTTGGCTGATATTAAGGGTATCCGCAATTACTTCTATTGCACCGCCTTCAGCGAGTAGCCTGAAAACTTCGAACTCACGGGCAGATAATCGCTTAATAGGGTCTTCCTCTCCAGAGAGGGATTGCAATGCAATTTTCTGAGCGATAGAAGCGCTAAGATAGCTGCGGCCTGCATTTACCTCACGGATACCACGCACCAGATCATCAGCCGCGCCTGATTTTGCAACATAGCCTCGGGCACCAGCGGTGAGTGCCTGAGTAGCAAAGGTGGCATTTTCATGCATGGAGAAAATGACAATCCGTGCAGCCGGATAACGTGCCAGGATACGGCGAACAGCCTCTAAACCACCCATGCCAGGCATGGACATATCCATGACCAGCACATCGGGCAGATGTTCACCAAATATCTGATAGGCCTGCTCTCCACTATCGGCTTCAGCAATGACTTCCAAATCATCACTCTGCTCAAGCAAGCGGCGCAAACCTGAGCGCACTACGAGATGGTCATCAACCAAAATAATGCGAATGGGCACACTCATTAAACAACCTCTGTGGTTAATGGAAGGATCACTGCGACAATTACACCTAAGCCTGGGCCGCTGGTTAAATTAAAAATACCGCCCAGGCCTTCAACTCGCTCACGCATGCCTGCGAGGCCAAAGCCCGTTGCAGTAGTCTCAGCTCCGAATCCGCGCCCATCATCGTTCACAATCAACGTAATCTGGTCATTGGCATTTTCTACCTTGATATCAACACGGCTTGCTTCTGAGTGACGGCTAATATTGGTCAAACATTCCTGCACGATGCGATATACGGTGATGCTTGCTGTTTCGTCCAACATTTCAAGCGGACCTGAGATATTCACATTAGTTTTAATATGATGATTCCGATGTCGCCAGGTATCGATCAGATCGCGTAACGCGGCATCCAAACCCAATTCATCAAGAACGCCAGGACGTAAGCGCTGCAACATATCACGCACGATATCCATCATCTGCCTTGCCACCGAATCGATGGCACTGGCACTCTCGCGCACTGCATCTAGCTGTTTGGCATTGAGGATTGCTGATGCATCTACGTGAATTGCGGTGAGGTATTGACCGATCTCATCGTGAAGATCACGGGCAAGATTTTTTCGTTCATCTTCTTGCAAACTAATGATCTGCTGAGTTAGACGATGGTTATTCTGAATGCTGCTTTGCAGTGTTTGCGCCATGGCGTTGAATTTTGTACTGATACCAGTCAGCTCTCGCAAGCTGAACGTAGGTAGGCGTGCTTGCAGATTTCCTTGTTCCAGCTCAGAAAGTGCGGTCATGATGGCATCAACGGGACGAAGTGCGCGCCCTACTGCCCAATAAATCATGGCATTCACTGCTACGAAAAAGATAGCCACCAGAAAAAGTAAGCCCAGAGTGTCGTGCCAGATTTCTGCAATTTCATACGACGGATCAGGCGTGATTACTAACTCACCAAGCACACGACCATTGATCGTCACCTTTCTATGCGTCGGCTTCATGATAGGTGCCACCATATCTACGGCACGAACAAACCACAACGGCGTGACCTCTTCCTGAGGTGTAAGTGGTGCACTATTGCTGTCACTCAACTTACCGAAGGCATCGAAAAACTCAATGTGTAAGTGACGAACGTTATCCAAACTCTGCAAACGGAAAATGGACGTTTTGTTCCCATACGGGTCTTTTAGCGTAACGCCATTCGCCCAGTCGTAATCAGACGTGTAATACAGAATCTCTGCATCCAGTAAATGCAGGGCTAACAGGGTTGTAGATTCCACTTCTGCACGTACATCATCACGGGCATTGCGAATCATCAGAACAACGCCAATCAGCAGGATCAGGCCCAGTAATATGGTAATGATTAGATTAAGACGGAGTTTAAGGCTCATTGAGCTAAAGCCTGCAGAACAAAGAATCGTTTTAGTGGTAAATCAGCAAGTCCGATTATTTTAATGGTTTCCTACTAAACCGACATGGGAGAAAATCCCGAGTAGTGAATTTACTGAGATAAGTTGTGAGATATTCCCATTGATAGAGGTGATGGGCTCCCTCACTACATCAGCAGATAAAAATTAAACTAGTTCCTGCAATTCAAGCTCTCTCCAATTTATTTGAATCGCTTATTCATGATCTCCCTCCAACGGCGCAGCAATGCGCCGTTTTTTTAATATAAACATATCGTGTGACCACATTCTAGTAGCCCATACGTAGCCCAATTAATAATTTATATATACAAACTATTGATTTTATTACATAAAATCACACACCACCGATACTGGCGCATCATCGGCGTGTGTTGCTGGGTATTATCGGTAGCCATTTAGACTATAACTAACTACAGTTCGACTGAATCAGCTTTAGCGGCTGGTTTTGTTTTGAGTCCGTCAGTTAAATGTGGTGCCAATGTCTGCAGAATCTGCGCAAACACTTTTGGATTGCCTGCAACAATATTGCCGCTATTGATCCATTCTTCGTTGCCTTCAAAATCGCCAACAATACCGCCAGCTTCCTGAATCAGCAAAGCACCTGCGGCGATATCCCATTTTGAAAGGCCAATTTCCCAAAAGCCATCGAACCAGCCTGCGGCTACGTAAGCCAAGTCTAGTGCGGCAGAGCCGGGACGACGCACACCAGAGCTCTTTTTTACCATATCCTTGAACATGGCAAGATAGGTATCAAGATGCGCAAAATCACGGAATGGGAAGCCAGTGCCTATCATGGATTCTTGCAACTTGGCGCGATTGCTCACGCGAATACGTTTATCGTTTAGGTAAGCACCGCGGCCACGGGTGGCGGTGAATAGGTCATTGCGGTTTGGGTCGTAAACAACGGCTTGGGTCAGTACGCCTTGCTGCATTAAGGCGATTGAAATTGAGTATTGTGGAAAACCATGCAGGAAATTGGTGGTGCCATCAAGCGGATCGATAATCCAGACATTTTCAGCATCGGTGCGGTCATGTCCGCTTTCTTCACCTAAAAAGCCGTGGTCTGGGTAGGCATCTTGCAAGGTCTCAATAATGGCCCGCTCTGCGGCTTGATCCACTTCAGTAACAAAATCGTTATAGGTTTTACTGCGCACCTTGAGTGCGCCTACATCTTGTGAGGCGCGCGTGATAATACTGCCTGCGCGGCGCGCGGCTTTTACTGCATTGGTCAAAATAGGATGCATAGATGGTTTTCCACGTTGGCTAACTTGCGTTGATTTTCGGCATTTGACTGCGCACACGAATCAGCAAGAAGCGCTTTTAAAGAACTGTTAAAATAGCA
This genomic window from Methyloradius palustris contains:
- a CDS encoding RNA polymerase sigma factor, which gives rise to MLTTIELPSSRTNNMLWYGLDLSWAYADLLPGIRRQTSCVQLAYDVLHDALLRFALTKNPERITQPHAYLRTVVKNILADNYREMARFVPFLMETPETSSDSNDQITTHQIEDAFSPSPEHLADLQQRLQALQRIIDCLPPKCREVFWLFRIEGIHQTEIADKLGISVNMVERHVIRALVDLRSARDLLLN
- a CDS encoding TonB-dependent receptor domain-containing protein → MHLSMRRLSALYKAIVVSIFVITGLLICFISIKAIAAPVDLDLPAQPLSNSLKLVAKATGASVAFDSKVTEGITAPAIKGRMESFEAIRKLLAGTGLEASTEGTTTLIKRAFEPTKDTSAIDLHLDDINIRAKRYTEIGPMPGLALTKDEIPGNVQSITAKQIKDAHSISLSDLMNSQLQSVNVNDYQGNPFQMDVTYRGFTASPQLGTPQGLSVFLDGIRVNEPFGDVVNWDMIPMNALAGIDVFPGSNPIFGLGTLGGALSMRTKNGFDDPGVQADMLTGAFGRKQFQLSAGGSHGDVAGFVALNLFNEDGWRQNSPSKVNQIFSKLSYRNDKLSLDGSMLYAWNDLVGNGLIPIEMYNQSNSSVYTSPDDTKNKLLQFQIASAFQVSDTFNITGQIYNRKSDRKSSTGDVNTDFSNKDVATRRPLPGENAVCAYGSTNGVPNYYVVTSGAINAIAGNGDLSLARAIDNGTISAGQLLGGLNGAGLATLSQSIGNGTDLTVPADYLAAIEQINANYIHGANGGAAGTYNNADFTQYYATNFYSGGATWNQLVGNGNFYTATLNGNPIQLYIIPADPINVDPLTGTCGANSINSASTQFVGGQIQQLDANGSTIPRDGKYAAGGTGTGYIDGTPTAIISDIGISQLVKGGAVQLNWNTDQHKFMIGSSLDHATDTYTNSQRLGLLDSTRNAYLDPANIGAEYTAASAPIRNNDFNGSSDTRSLYFSETYSPKDNLHFNVAARYNYSTVMTNMRTRKDTAGTNVTDVTSSYLDYLVCTGSGLDSCDQYLLNNPALNQLATNPDAFFGPYIKERFNYHKINPSLGATWSPTDNLNVYANWNQGTRTPSAIELGCAFDRTPTLGSNGAIQPASLAGNTSCTLPNSLSGDPYLPQVVARTFEMGARGKINENLSWNASMYNTNLTDDIYFVSYTATKNFFDTIGRTRRRGIETGISGKYDKFDFKLNYSLTDATFETNTTLASADNSSVDQNPTHGDYGMESIHPGDRMPGIALNNINASVGYSVTDKWRVGMNMVAHGESYARGNENNEHQIGTKSYTYIDNSSGTPTPVTVVKNYTTSGKNGGYAVFNFSTSYDIGHGWSATLLLNNVFDKTYYSASRLGINPFSPSINGAIGVSGYNYNSNDWQSTNFVAPGAPRAAWISVRYEFEPDRK
- a CDS encoding FecR family protein yields the protein MSQTVQQINISPKHIKSLRETAARWFFRIKNTEPDHPDRGQFEAWLMANPVHAQEYLAVSSVWEDFDSTAKIQSLADIMERKTNELRDERSKKLKQLANRAVHFMVVLGVSLFGYHFWQDWAARPVFQVANITPVGQMQEQVLADGSKLIINANTNIEVTYYRDRRTAKISQGEVIFDVAKDPSRPFVIDSGHARITVLGTHFVVNRLNGLVRVSVDHGSVRVEAQDSTGANILTPIVLHNGEVAEVKPGEMPQRVERNAADAFTFQNGTLVFDEASLEEISETLSRYRKIPIKSITTRHSDPHVTAVMKVRDTERFLALLPEISPIKIEQTDNQTLLIGKK
- a CDS encoding beta-propeller fold lactonase family protein, with the protein product MQQPLIKLGLTKILILSMGMILTPYAMADGKGIAYVSNQDGGVQVIDLETMEFTGNVDIGAKGPRGIGVTDNGKWLVTANKDDSNISIVDTSGATPPKLVVVGKNPEFVRIKGDRAYVTYEPSSKSGPPKTGPDAAKDDDDDDNIPGHIAIVDLKKGKVVMDIVGKPETEGLEFTKDGKKMVVANESDNSLTVHDLKTGKLLKNIAVGKYGNRPRGIKNSPDGKIYATTLELSNKLLILNDKFEVIKEIPTGKFPYGLSFNRAGTRIFVATNKEKALQVFDAQTYEKIKDIPVGDRCWHFSFTPDDQQILLACGKSNEILVIDANKLEVTKRLADTQTPWGIVTYPKSMGSIDRP
- a CDS encoding histidine kinase; this translates as MSLKLRLNLIITILLGLILLIGVVLMIRNARDDVRAEVESTTLLALHLLDAEILYYTSDYDWANGVTLKDPYGNKTSIFRLQSLDNVRHLHIEFFDAFGKLSDSNSAPLTPQEEVTPLWFVRAVDMVAPIMKPTHRKVTINGRVLGELVITPDPSYEIAEIWHDTLGLLFLVAIFFVAVNAMIYWAVGRALRPVDAIMTALSELEQGNLQARLPTFSLRELTGISTKFNAMAQTLQSSIQNNHRLTQQIISLQEDERKNLARDLHDEIGQYLTAIHVDASAILNAKQLDAVRESASAIDSVARQMMDIVRDMLQRLRPGVLDELGLDAALRDLIDTWRHRNHHIKTNVNISGPLEMLDETASITVYRIVQECLTNISRHSEASRVDIKVENANDQITLIVNDDGRGFGAETTATGFGLAGMRERVEGLGGIFNLTSGPGLGVIVAVILPLTTEVV
- a CDS encoding response regulator gives rise to the protein MSVPIRIILVDDHLVVRSGLRRLLEQSDDLEVIAEADSGEQAYQIFGEHLPDVLVMDMSMPGMGGLEAVRRILARYPAARIVIFSMHENATFATQALTAGARGYVAKSGAADDLVRGIREVNAGRSYLSASIAQKIALQSLSGEEDPIKRLSAREFEVFRLLAEGGAIEVIADTLNISQKTVANYQTMLKQKLGINSPVELVRLAIRYGVIQG
- a CDS encoding inositol monophosphatase family protein translates to MHPILTNAVKAARRAGSIITRASQDVGALKVRSKTYNDFVTEVDQAAERAIIETLQDAYPDHGFLGEESGHDRTDAENVWIIDPLDGTTNFLHGFPQYSISIALMQQGVLTQAVVYDPNRNDLFTATRGRGAYLNDKRIRVSNRAKLQESMIGTGFPFRDFAHLDTYLAMFKDMVKKSSGVRRPGSAALDLAYVAAGWFDGFWEIGLSKWDIAAGALLIQEAGGIVGDFEGNEEWINSGNIVAGNPKVFAQILQTLAPHLTDGLKTKPAAKADSVEL
- a CDS encoding energy transducer TonB, whose translation is MSYRRAQYVEPDRRLPAFGIALSMHIAVLLLWSHLDHVPVKPPILFEIELTQVAAKSEASSISPPEPIPTKQEPQISKAKPVPVKTAQVKPSQPLMAKEMPAHEQDFVVPSNSSQSQQPSITTDSPAASPAEAKADVSETSVTSANKSQSTHSEEADPTEAWNGYGQMLYEWISKNKNYPELAIRRHWEGRAKVIARFDQGKLISVSIMESGSGHQVLDDAALETLRKAANALPVKGKLENKSFTVVIPLNFKLEG